The following proteins come from a genomic window of Paenibacillus swuensis:
- a CDS encoding amidohydrolase family protein, translated as MIDTLLVHGVVITMDGERRILEDGAVAVQDGRILEVGDTENLVGKYEAKRVIDCKHHCVLPGLIDVHGHGGHSLFKTIAMDNISFWMPIMTRTYKHFVTDDFWYYEGKLNALERLKAGITTGACVLGSMPRSDDPVFALNHARAYAETGIREIVCTGPCNPPWPHPFSRWVDGKQVTQEVTYEKVLAGAEAVIEALNHANGDRIRAFITPFVIVTSINPSAPTPTDQLYGLTDHDRYQAKRIREIARKYNTRIHSDAFGGMIHLAAQDKENALLGPDVHLQHCRGISFDEARILAETGTNVSSAPGFGQVLARTPITELMEMGATVAISTDGTAPAASFDMFQAMRKTQMVHQAALKDYYYLPPGKLLEMVTIDAARCVGWDDELGSLEAGKKADIITVNMRQPHLAPEYMYVHRLVHQAVAGDVSHVLVDGELLMDERRVLTVDEEQVLEEANGMAQETIERAGLRKYMQPTKYMWGSVRAYVDEKRFDPDAL; from the coding sequence ATGATTGATACGTTGCTGGTGCATGGTGTCGTCATTACGATGGATGGGGAACGGCGCATTTTGGAGGACGGCGCGGTGGCGGTACAGGACGGGAGAATACTGGAAGTTGGGGATACAGAGAATCTGGTCGGTAAGTATGAGGCCAAGCGGGTCATCGACTGCAAGCATCATTGCGTGTTGCCGGGGCTGATAGATGTGCACGGTCACGGCGGTCATTCCCTCTTCAAAACCATTGCCATGGACAATATCTCCTTCTGGATGCCGATTATGACACGAACTTATAAGCATTTTGTAACGGATGATTTCTGGTATTACGAAGGGAAGCTAAACGCGCTGGAGCGGTTGAAAGCGGGCATTACCACGGGGGCTTGTGTGCTGGGCTCGATGCCGCGGTCGGATGATCCGGTGTTCGCGCTGAATCATGCTCGTGCTTATGCGGAGACGGGGATTCGCGAGATTGTGTGCACAGGTCCGTGCAACCCGCCTTGGCCGCATCCGTTCTCTCGTTGGGTAGACGGGAAGCAGGTTACACAAGAGGTCACTTACGAGAAGGTGTTGGCGGGCGCGGAGGCGGTTATAGAGGCGTTGAACCATGCCAATGGGGATCGGATTCGGGCGTTTATTACGCCGTTTGTTATTGTGACTTCGATTAATCCCTCGGCGCCTACACCTACGGATCAGTTGTACGGGTTGACGGATCATGATCGTTATCAGGCCAAAAGGATCAGGGAGATTGCGCGGAAATATAACACGCGCATTCACTCGGACGCGTTCGGCGGGATGATCCATCTGGCCGCGCAGGATAAGGAGAACGCGCTGCTGGGGCCGGATGTGCATCTGCAGCATTGCCGGGGGATCTCATTCGACGAGGCGCGGATATTGGCGGAGACGGGCACAAATGTATCATCCGCTCCCGGCTTCGGTCAGGTGCTGGCGCGCACGCCGATAACGGAGCTGATGGAGATGGGCGCGACCGTCGCTATTTCCACGGACGGGACGGCGCCCGCCGCCTCGTTCGACATGTTCCAGGCGATGCGAAAGACGCAGATGGTCCACCAGGCTGCGCTGAAGGACTATTATTATTTGCCGCCGGGGAAGCTGCTGGAGATGGTGACGATCGACGCGGCCCGTTGTGTCGGCTGGGATGACGAGCTGGGCTCGCTGGAAGCCGGGAAGAAGGCGGATATCATTACGGTGAATATGCGTCAGCCTCATTTGGCCCCGGAGTATATGTATGTGCATCGTCTGGTCCATCAGGCGGTTGCCGGGGATGTGAGCCATGTGCTGGTGGACGGGGAATTGCTGATGGATGAGCGGCGGGTATTGACTGTGGATGAGGAACAGGTGCTGGAGGAAGCGAACGGCATGGCGCAGGAGACGATCGAACGCGCGGGCTTGCGCAAGTATATGCAGCCGACCAAGTACATGTGGGGCAGCGTGCGGGCGTACGTGGACGAGAAGCGGTTCGACCCGGATGCGTTGTAA
- a CDS encoding amidohydrolase, which translates to MAEGAFWLKNVLVETGFTYDEEGRVDGTETELVHLRIQDGVIAEIVPARDFAAMTVHAGAESAEKIPAGSHPTSTGGGLLPIVEGGGHLLLPSFIEKHVHLDKTLLGEPWRAVLPASGVVERCGIEKKVLAGVPLSTRERAESLLDVLLAAGSTHVRTHVDIYPEVGTRNLEGVQQALEEYRGRVSSEIVAFPQHGLLRSESGRLVREAMRQGAGLVGGVDPATVDGDVERSLQEMVEIAVDFGAGIDLHLHDPDYLGAFTIRRLAALTVEAGLQGKVSVSHAFGLGEVPEREGEALASLLAEAGITVVTSVPHRRTLPPVPLLRAKGVAVAVGSDNIFDTWQPFGNGDGLERAGRLAERFRWVDEFALSRALGYITGGVTPLNDAGEQVWPRVGDGASLVLCEASCSAEAVARRARRVMVFYRGTKVAGGSSDHD; encoded by the coding sequence ATGGCAGAAGGAGCTTTTTGGCTGAAGAATGTGTTAGTGGAGACCGGGTTTACTTACGACGAGGAGGGCCGCGTGGACGGGACCGAAACGGAATTGGTGCATCTGCGCATCCAAGATGGCGTGATTGCGGAGATCGTGCCGGCGCGAGATTTCGCTGCAATGACGGTTCACGCAGGGGCGGAGTCTGCGGAGAAGATTCCTGCAGGGTCTCATCCTACTTCAACGGGCGGAGGGTTGCTTCCAATTGTAGAAGGGGGCGGTCATTTGCTCTTGCCTTCCTTTATAGAGAAGCATGTGCATCTGGACAAAACCCTGCTCGGCGAGCCCTGGCGCGCCGTCCTCCCCGCAAGCGGGGTGGTGGAGCGGTGCGGGATTGAGAAGAAGGTGCTGGCCGGGGTGCCTTTGTCGACACGGGAACGCGCCGAAAGTTTGCTGGATGTGTTGCTGGCGGCGGGATCGACTCATGTGCGAACCCATGTGGACATTTACCCCGAGGTTGGCACACGCAACCTGGAGGGTGTGCAACAGGCTTTGGAGGAATACCGGGGGAGGGTATCCTCGGAGATTGTGGCTTTTCCGCAGCACGGACTCCTGCGCAGCGAGTCCGGGCGGCTTGTGCGGGAGGCGATGCGGCAGGGAGCCGGGCTGGTCGGGGGAGTTGACCCCGCGACCGTGGACGGCGACGTGGAACGCTCGCTGCAGGAGATGGTGGAGATCGCGGTCGACTTTGGCGCCGGGATCGACCTGCACTTGCACGACCCCGATTATCTCGGGGCGTTCACGATCCGCAGGCTGGCCGCGCTGACGGTGGAAGCGGGACTGCAGGGCAAGGTGTCCGTGAGCCACGCGTTCGGACTGGGGGAGGTGCCTGAGCGCGAAGGCGAGGCGCTGGCATCGCTGCTGGCCGAGGCCGGCATCACGGTGGTGACGAGCGTGCCCCACCGCCGCACGCTGCCTCCGGTGCCGCTGCTCCGCGCGAAGGGGGTTGCCGTTGCCGTCGGCAGCGACAACATCTTCGACACGTGGCAGCCGTTCGGCAACGGCGATGGGCTGGAGCGCGCGGGCCGGTTGGCCGAGCGCTTCCGCTGGGTAGACGAGTTCGCGTTGTCGCGCGCGCTCGGTTACATCACCGGCGGCGTGACACCGTTGAACGACGCCGGGGAGCAAGTGTGGCCGCGGGTCGGGGACGGGGCCAGCCTGGTGCTGTGCGAGGCGAGCTGTTCCGCCGAAGCGGTAGCTCGCCGGGCGCGCCGGGTGATGGTATTTTATCGCGGAACCAAGGTGGCGGGAGGGTCTTCTGATCATGATTGA
- a CDS encoding glutathione ABC transporter substrate-binding protein yields MLKRLAKAPRTARSFILICAMTLGIAGCSSGNGTNTNMKSNGNAPKTETTAETGTEKEAAPAAAGGTLKIARLSDATSLDPHYITNIASASVIHRTVYEMLVQRDKNMEFQPMLAKEWKQLDDLTWEFKLRDDVKFHDGTPFNAVAVKATIARALESPRAVVFKMVQEIKAVDDHTLQIVLKTPFSPLLSVLASHESSIMSPKAMETYGKELSLHPTGTGPFKFESWTPGEEVVLAKHEGYWGEPVKLDKVVYMVVPEDTTRLAMVETGEADIADGIPVTEMARVEGAGVVDLYKSEAFGAEFIGFNVKKKPFDNMKVRQAISHAIQREDIFQGVYNGAGKLANSTMGSKVFGYSDKLQPYPYDVTKAKALLAEAGFPNGFKAEYWTNDRKERIALAEVVQSQLKEIGVELEVKVMEYGAYLESTAKGEQQMFMTGWGNATGDADYNQSNMFLTESHGTTGNVTFYSNPEVDALIQEGRKETDPEKRKEIYHKAQEIELTEAAIIPIRNLQNNAAISKKVKGFWINPSGYLMVNEASVE; encoded by the coding sequence ATGTTGAAGAGATTAGCAAAGGCTCCAAGAACGGCTCGCAGTTTTATTTTGATATGCGCAATGACTTTAGGGATCGCAGGCTGTTCATCCGGGAACGGCACCAACACGAACATGAAATCGAACGGGAACGCACCCAAGACGGAAACAACCGCGGAAACAGGCACGGAGAAGGAAGCAGCACCTGCGGCTGCGGGCGGGACGTTGAAAATTGCGCGGCTTTCCGATGCCACATCGCTCGATCCTCATTACATTACTAATATTGCTTCCGCCAGTGTGATTCACCGTACCGTATATGAAATGTTAGTCCAGCGCGACAAGAACATGGAGTTCCAACCGATGCTGGCCAAAGAGTGGAAACAACTCGACGATCTCACCTGGGAATTCAAGCTGCGCGATGACGTAAAGTTCCATGACGGCACACCGTTTAACGCGGTAGCGGTCAAGGCCACGATTGCAAGAGCACTGGAATCTCCCAGAGCGGTCGTGTTCAAAATGGTACAAGAAATCAAAGCCGTCGACGACCACACATTACAAATAGTGCTGAAAACACCGTTTTCGCCGTTATTGTCGGTGCTGGCGTCCCATGAGTCCAGTATCATGAGTCCAAAAGCGATGGAAACCTACGGCAAGGAGCTGAGCTTGCATCCGACCGGAACCGGCCCTTTCAAATTTGAGTCTTGGACCCCGGGTGAGGAAGTTGTTTTGGCTAAGCACGAGGGGTATTGGGGGGAACCGGTGAAACTGGATAAGGTCGTGTACATGGTCGTTCCCGAGGACACTACGCGGCTAGCGATGGTAGAGACTGGCGAAGCGGATATTGCGGACGGCATTCCGGTGACCGAGATGGCGCGGGTGGAAGGCGCGGGCGTTGTCGATCTGTACAAGAGCGAAGCGTTTGGCGCGGAATTTATCGGATTTAATGTGAAGAAGAAGCCTTTTGACAATATGAAAGTGCGTCAGGCCATCTCTCACGCGATTCAGCGGGAAGATATTTTTCAAGGGGTATATAACGGTGCGGGCAAGCTGGCCAATTCGACCATGGGCTCCAAAGTGTTCGGATACAGTGACAAGCTGCAGCCTTACCCTTATGATGTGACCAAAGCGAAGGCGCTGCTGGCGGAAGCCGGGTTTCCAAACGGATTTAAGGCCGAATATTGGACAAATGACCGCAAGGAGCGGATCGCGCTGGCCGAGGTGGTGCAGTCCCAGTTGAAAGAGATCGGTGTGGAGCTAGAGGTGAAGGTGATGGAGTACGGCGCCTACCTGGAGTCCACGGCCAAAGGGGAACAGCAGATGTTCATGACGGGCTGGGGCAACGCCACTGGGGATGCGGATTATAATCAGTCGAATATGTTTCTGACGGAATCGCACGGGACGACGGGCAATGTGACGTTTTACAGCAATCCGGAGGTGGACGCGCTGATTCAGGAAGGCCGCAAAGAGACGGATCCGGAAAAGCGGAAGGAAATATATCACAAGGCGCAGGAGATTGAGCTGACGGAAGCCGCAATCATCCCGATTCGGAACCTGCAGAACAACGCGGCGATAAGCAAAAAGGTGAAAGGGTTCTGGATCAACCCATCGGGCTACCTGATGGTGAACGAAGCTAGTGTGGAGTAA